The DNA window CATTTACTGAATCATTTATTGAATTCGGAACATTGACCCATACGGCAGAGGAGCCAGCACCTGAAAGCCTTGCATCTCCTCGGCTCCTCGCTAAAGCGCAGCCAACTGACGACGAGGCGATCCAGTCTGTTAATGGCCTATTCATATtaccagaagaagacgggcatTTGAAAAAGATTACTACGCCGCAAGCGAGGACTCAACCTCTTACTCAACAATGCGTCCCGGCAGAAGACACAAGTATTTCAACAGAGGAGTCAATACGCAAGGAATTGACAGCTCAACAACGGGCTGAAGCACCGTCACTTCAAGAGTCTGACCAAGAATCTCAGCCATTCACTCAACCTTACGTGCTTCTAGTTGATTCGACTGACACGCCCGAGGCCATAGAATCTATGGAGGCAACTATACGGAATATGAGACCATccgacaagaaaaaagaggccgaGTGCGCTCAAATTGCCTCTGTACCATCCGTGCTTTTTAAATACGGATATAGAGCCGAGACAATCGAGAGTGAGACCAAGAGAGATGTGGCTGCAATTCTTCAATATACTTACTCCCGCGTGCCTGATACCCGGCTTATCATATCTCACCGTTTCAAATATGTCAAAGGCAGAgagatgagcagcagctcggccaTCATCAGCCCCAAGCAGCCACTCCGCAGCAGAGACACATTTGGCGTTATTCAGCGCACGCAAGATGTGGATTTCACCATCGACTTGCTGCATAGCCACAATTCTTCTAGGCTCAATTGCCAAATCATCTACCGACCTGACAGCGATAATTGTTTCTTGGTCAATCACACAGGGCAGGACATGAATCTTGTGAGCTTGAACTCGGAGGATCCTTGGAGTGCATGTGTCGCAAAGGGTTGGTATACGGTCATTGTCCCCAGCATTTTCGAGCTCACTTTATCAACCCCTAAGATTGAAGCCAGTGATGCTTCATTCTGCGTTGAAATCATGCTACTCAAAAAGCAATTCAACATCTGCATTCCAAGGCCGCATAATCACGCACCGCAAAAACGGAGTGTTAATCATGCTAGAGATGAGACTACGTCAACAAAGCGACAAAAGCTAAACAATAGGAAAGCCGAAAGCACCAACTTTCAATTACATTTATCGGCTACTGGCGATTCAATCATCCCAAAATCTCGTCGTGATTACGTTGCTCGAATTGCAGATCTCAGAGATGGAGAGACTGCTATAATTTCTTCCCTAGCACCTGGTGGAGGTAAAAGCATTGTGCCCGCTGTTAGATCTTCATACCAACTACGGCGGCATAGTTCAATTAATAAAACGGCGTTCTCGCAAGTTTTTACCGCTCGGCACTCTGAAATATCAAAAGACTTGGTTGTTAAGACTCCTCGATCTCAAGATCCCATCCATCTAATGTTAGCTGTGAAGAtctggaaaagagaaaagactACTCTCGAGAGACTAAATCATGTAAGTTTGTTATATAATACTCATTCCTGTTTCTATGACGGTTTCTTACCTTCCAATAGCCGAATATCGTAACACTCATCGCCTTTGACAGCCGTATACTCGCACTATACCTCGAGGAGCTCCCCAAATCTCTCTTCCGTGGAAGTCTGTCTACATTCGAGCCACTCAATGCTTACAAAATACTGTATGGCGTTGCATCTGCCTTGAAATATTTAGCCACTCGCCGGATTGTGCACAATGATATCAAACCCAAGAATATTGCTTACTGCCGCAGTCGAGGTGCTGTTCTATTTGACTTTGGAGCGGCCACGTCGCCTAAATTTGAACAACCAACAGGTGGAACAGCTTGGTATATGCCGCCAGAATTCATAGAAACATCGGCGCGCGGTGCTCCAGGAGATATATGGGCCTTGGGCATTACAATGCTTTATGTGACTGGCAAGATTCAACATCCGGATAGGTCATCTAATAACTGGCATATCATCGACACCCGCCATCAGATAGAGCCTCCGTACAAAAAGGCGCTTGACTGGCTGCGACTTATTTCTGACCAAAGAGCGAAACTGGACCAAAAGGATAATGTTGAATCTCTGATTTACCGAATGCTCCAACCAGAGCCGATATACCGCATAAATGCAGCAGCTATTATTACCGAGTTACGATCAGGTACTTTGAAACCCATTAGACTCGAGTAGGGATTACTAGCATAGTGTTCCGCTATGCGTCATGCTATAAGAAGGTTTCCATGCGGTCTAGCGAATATAAAACATTTCTTAGTTTATAGGTGTCGGGCTTCAATATTCGGATCGTGAAATCTGGCTTCTTATCCAATCATGACACATGTAGAGTTTTGAAGAATCCTGAAAGTGACGTTTTAAGATATAGCGTGTATGGCATTGCTTAAGGTGTCAGGCTCGGCGGTGCGTGCTGTGCGCAGGTCGGTGCATTTATTGAGCATTGCCGCTCGATGAAAAACAAGACCCTTTTCCATTTTCAACAGAGCTTCATTTCACAGTTTGTTGGTTGTTGAATACTTTGACTCATATCGGCGGGATATACTCACCAGatatcttttactttttacaGCAAAGCCATGGCCATCTGCGTTAGAAAGCACACGAGCCAATGTTGCTGCCGCCATTTATCCGCTGCGTGCTGCCGTGATCATTGCATAACTTCCTCGAGAATTGTCGGCAAGTCTTTACGTACCTCGTAAGATTTTACTGCTTATCATTTCCGCTACCCTCTGAAATAAGAAAGTAGATAATATATTACAAAGAATTGTGGAACGGTCTGTAATAAAGTGTACTAAATAGGGCAAAAGACCACGCTTATAGATGTAATTATAGCGACTATGGTCACAAAATTAGCTGTTTGTACGGGATCAGCTTCACGAAGAACCAGGATGTAACATATCAGTGTATGGAATCAAAAGCTCAAATGAGAGTATTATGAAGAATAGCGGGGGAATATTACCTGCTTTATAAGTGATGATACAAATTTTTGCATTTGCAAAACATATATATGCCCTTCGCAAGCCCACCCAACTAAACATGACCAGATCAAAAATTGGTAGGTTGTACCAAGATAATCCTTTCGATTTCAAAATGAAGACATTCATGAGCCTGACCTTTTTGATGGCTATTGCCATAGTAAAGGTGCAAGGGGAACAAGGTGTAAGTCAATGTTTACCAACAATTTACATATCGCTAAATAACTACAGGCTTGCTTTTCCTGCGAAAGTATCAACATTGGTGCTCCTGTAAGTAAACGTTTCAGTGAAGCTTATATCTACCTACTAACATGGTCCAGGGCGGAGTATGTGTATTGTTGATGTGAAATAACGGAACCTCATGAAGCTAAATAAATCTAGTGCTGTACTTTTGAAGCCGATAGCCCAGCGAAAATATTGCCTTGCCCTGGTGATTGCTCTGTGAGTTAATATTATTCCAAGATGCTGTTACAGAATATGAAActaactaatattattaccAGGGCCAAGACGCGGTATTTCAAAACACACCCTTggaattatatattaagctAATAGTAACAGGCCTGCTTCTATGAGAATGGTCAAGTAGTAGGTTTGTTGAGATCTATTCAAGACGCTCTAAACTAATGCTGGATAGACTTGTTAAATTCGCAAACTCATACTTGAGTCCTTGTCATTTTCGATCCGCATCTCAACACAGTTACGTGATTGCAAGTATGACTCTGACCGGCGCGAAATCAGCAATACAGTCTTTATTGGCTGGCAAAAGTGTTAAGCTCAAATGGTAATCGACTCAACAGCTAGTGAGAAGATTAAATAACATGAACTCTCTTACATGCATCAAATTTTGCAGTACTTAGCTCTTGTCTCCCGTGCCATTATCCGGCTTGAGTGCGTCATTCTCAATAGCTATTAACAGGTAACAAGATAAGCGGTAAGATGCACTATGACTAACAAATTTCTGCGAGAAAAACCAGAGGTCTGTATGCTATCATTACTTCGTGTTTGTCTTGAGAACTTCTTCAAATTCTTCAAAGAAAGACTGCTCCCAATCTGCCCTTGATCTCGTTGGTTTCCAGCCTAGCTCTTTGCCAATTTCTGCTCTCGTCCTAGCATTGCTCGCAAACCCCAGTTCGCACAGTTGCGTGTCCCCACGAACCCATTTttcggcagcttcttctaGACTGATACTTTTCGCCTCGGTTTCAGTCAACTGTCCAAGTTTTACGCCGGCCTTGGCAATCCACTGCGCGACATCCTTCCAGGCGAATGTTCCGGTACCGCTAAAAACAAACCCCTTCTCTCCAACCGGAATGGCTCTTTGTCCCTGGATCCAATCCAGCAAGACAATCTCGTATAATGGAGCGAGGTCGAGTATGTGCACAAACTCCCATACGCCTctgccatcaccaacataTTCTGCTCGTCCACTTGCAATCGCCGCCTTCATTTGCAGCGGATACTGAATGGTTATTCGGTTGAACTTTCCGGATCCAACGCCGTAGATTGTAGGACTCATGATAATTGTGGTAGGCAcactctcttcctttcctgTCTCTACAACCGTGAGATCCGTAGTACGCTGAGCATATGGCTCaagattttctcttttcttcagaTACTCATAAATATCCGAATCTTTATCGCTGAAGGTTCGAGATTCGGCATATATTTGACTTATGGGTCGATCAGCAAGATTCGACGTGCCAGACGTATGGATATAATATAGATTGGCATCTTTTTTCGATGTTTTACGTATCCCAAGACCTTGGATCAAGGCCCTGGCACTCGCAGTATGGTATCCGGAAGCGGTGTGAATTACAACGTCGTTTTCGGAAGCTGCGGCTTTGATAGCGTCCAAGTCATCAAGATCTTTGATGGTATAAACTTTGAGACCAATGGACGAGAAATATTCTGCTCGAGAGTCATTGCGAACGAGGACAGAAATCTCCAACTCTCTGATTGCTTGATTGGCCGAGGATTGCAAGTGAGAAAGAATCGACCCGCCGATATAACCGGTCACGCCGGTAATAAGTACTTTTGTCATTGTCAACGCTGAGAGTATACACAGCCGTTAAAAGAGTACAATTTCATGATGGTTTTATGATACTTCTGCTGTTCTTTTCATTACAAATCATATCGCCGGCGGGGCACTTGTAACTCCGTACAGCCATCGGAGATAGCTGTCTGACGCCAACTTGTGCCAGAGATGGCATGCATGTCGTCGGTGATAACTGATCATCAAGAATTAAGCTAATCTTGATTGACGCTTGTATTAGAAATAGTGTTTTACCCACGCTTAGAAATAcacttgttttgtttctacATCAACGAACGGTCGGAGAAATGTAATTCAACACCACATTCGAATGACTTGACCTTGTCTTCATTCAAGACTTGAACCTTTTCTGATTCATCATTGCGCATTGTGCTTGTTGCTTCTTATCGTCGACTATATTAATGAGAACGCAAACCATTCATTTCTCGTATTGCGTTGTGGTAGAGATGTGGTGATATGTCTAAACCGTAAACTAACCGGAGATTTAAACCATAGTTTTAGCATTGAATGCGGGGAAAGGATATCTAGTATGGCAGGTatagctcaacaaggcagtcATTTTGCATGTAAAATAAAGTACTATTCAATTACTATATATACTTGGTAGTAGCAGTATCAACAGTAGCCATCGCAGCAGAATTAACAACAAAATCGTAGGGCGCTCTAACCAAATCCCATATTCTTGATTGGAGGTTCACTGGCTTCAAACTGCAAGATTTGCTGCAACtcaagaaaagacaaaagcaGACGTGCCAGATATAGGCGGAATAACATGAATGTCCGTTTACTACCATTGTTGTCGCCGTTGTCGCCGTGATTCAGGTTCATGTTGGCAGCGTGGCAGCGTTAAAAGGCACATACATTACGAATGACTTGGACAGGCGCATCTTAATTTTTCGTGTCACTGGTGCCGGTACTCTAGAAGAATGAAATGGTAACGTTTGGGTCTGCATTGTCGCCGCTACCTGGTCCGCCATCCCCTTCCCAGCGCAAGCCATGAAGATACTTGGCATTATCGTACACACAGCGTATCTGGAGAGTCTATCTGGCGCCGCACACCTTAGCGCCCCTTTCTTTGGAACTGAAAGTCTCCCATATAGTTGACCATCCGGGGAAGATTTTGTCATGGCTTAATTGACGTCGAGCCAGAGCCTCCGTCCGTATCGCGGCCCGTTTTGAGGCGCCAAATGTGGCATCCCATGCAGGATCCGTAGTGGCTTCGCAAATCGGGATCATGTCAGAGGTGCAGACGTCGGGTGTATGGCCGATCTTCTTGTCCTATTGTTGGAGTCTTTTAGGCCAATGTCAGTAAATGAGACATGATGTGTAGGCGTAGGTAGCTAGTAGTAAAACATACCATGTCGTGAAGGAGTTGGACTCTAAGACGGCTGTTGTCCATGTTGAGTAATACCTGTGGAGAGTGTTGGACATTTGACCAGTCTAATGTCTGAAATCTGACGCACCACTGCCTACCTGTGGAGCGCAGCACCCAAGGCCCAGACGACTTGGACAAGGTGGAAATGCTGAAGTCTGAAACCTCGCCTGAACATGATAATCTGAAGCCACAGTCTCTGAGCGTGTGTAACCGGGATTCATCAAGACCTGCTTGTAAGAGGTGTCGACTAGGCTCTCCAAGAATTCTTCCTAAGCCGTATCCATATCTGGGCATTGGGAGTGCCACCAAGGTCGGTCGAGGTCGTTGCGGTAGTCGGTGATGCCGACAAGAGAACTGGGGTTTGCTGCTCAAAAGATCGGATGGAAGATTTATTTGTCGTAGAATCTTTTGGCGCCTTTCGAGAATCGCTTGGCGAGAGTCTTAATCACCTCTTCTGCCACTTTGACCCCAACTTCTTCCTTAAGCTCATCGCCCGTGGGCTCGTCGTCTTTGGGCTCACCGTCTTTggcctcatcgtcgtctttgtAGTCTCCATCTTCCCGCGGAGGTTCCAGGTGTCAAAGTATTTGTCAACATCTTCAGGGCTGGAGTTTGCTGGGCTCTTCAACAATGGGCTGCGCGAGTCTCTTGCTTCGACGGAGGGCGTAGGGGCGGTGGACGCAAGGCGTTTGGGGGCCATCGTGACGTATCGAAGCGCATATAGGTGATGGTGTTTTATTGAGTCGGGGTAACATGAGTCTTTTCGAATGGCTGCGAGAAAATCCTGTGTCGCCATGCTGCAGTTCCTGGCGACAAATTCAGTCTCCATCGTCAATATGACAGTCGCAGCGAGGTACGCCGCCCGGACTTGCGCACCTCAGACATCAAACGCCCAACCATTGAATCTGGTCACGGCACATATCCATAGCTTACGCCAGGGACTTGGTCTCTTCGTCTCTTGATCGGTGTTGGACTGGGCAGCGAATCTTCTGGCACGGGATCAGCCAGCATTCCTTGGCCCGAGCCGCAGACCAAAGGGCGCAGAGCCGCGGCGGCAGAGATGGCACAGGAGGGAGAGGCATCGTTGTTGGATAGTGGGTGAAGGAGTTGAAGGAGTTGGAGGGGGTATTTACAAGCCGAAAGCAGGGCTTGGCTGATGATGTTTGAGAGAGCGCAAAGCAGAAGATATTCAggtgccagcagccaagGTGATTTCCACCTGAGGCAGCCTGAATCTGCAGGTACCAAGCACAGGCCAGTCACTGTATCCAAGTACCCACTACCTATCAGCCCAAAGGACCTGTACTTCCACGACGTGTACCGGGAACAATGTCCCGTGCAGAAATTCTGCCGCATCGCAAAATGTAAGGCGGTGCAGTAAAGCGGTGCAGTAGTACTCCAACTCTGGCCAAAATCTTCGCGACTCTCCCTCTCGTTTGCAATCATCACAAGCTGTACGCACTCTATCCGTCACCGATTGCTCAGTCACTTCAGTCACCAATTGATGGCAGTCAGATTCTCCATCCAGTACCTCGACGaccgcctcttttttcctcgtCAGAAATTCTCCCCCATGTGTAAGTTGGACGCCCGCCCCCACCTGTCCATTACCAGGATCCCGATCCCGATCCCGATCCGGTCCCTGAATCCGTGTCCAATGAGCGTCTGGTTTTTGgctgatttcttctttttttggcttCGGCTTCTGCCGCTGCCCCTCGCCGGATCCCCGCCGTAAGTCAAAATGCTGTCGCACAAGGAACTCTAATTCCTGTACACCATGGAAGCTGATATTTGTGGAAAAGACTCTTCGCTGCCAGTTGATCGCGATGACCGAccatgtttcttttcctcgccgccgccgtcgtcttcaCTGTCCTCTGGGCCCTTAAGGCGTATTTTTCCTgtcggctgcagctgcgtGTTCCCGATTATTACACGGAGCAATCCAATGGCTACGGCACATGCCGTCGCGGAACGAGCGGCGGACTTGGTCATAGAATACAGGAAGAGGTTGATCATGCAAACGATGTGGCAGTTGCCGCTCTCCATGAAGAGGCGCCTGGAATAAGTGCGGACTCCATAAAGTGTGGTTTTATAGGTAAATCATACTATTGGTGGTTGTACGGACCTTTTGTCAATATCCAACGTCAGTTCTAATCCGTAGgcaagctctccagcctcatAATCTCCTGCATTATGTGCCGTTCTTTTTCCTCCAGCTGAAGTAGTCTCCTCACCAAGTTTGCCTTGATACGAACCGTCGAGAGCTGGTCCCGTAGCTCCACCAGGATTTCGGCTACTCTCTCGCCCCCCGATGTTTCGACTACCTCCGACTTTTCAGCTGAGGGGTCCATCTCATTCGTGGCTGCTGACTCTACAACGGGTATCGAGACACCCGCAGGAGCAGGTTCCTGGACTTGGGCATGACTGTCGAGATCCTCAGCCGCTGGTTGATGAATCATTGTGGTGCTTTGAACCGGAGGTATGAGTGAAAGCGCACCTGTTGCCGCCTCCGCCGAAAGTTTCGTCTGGTCGACAGGCCCCAGGGCCGGCTTGTCCGCTACGGCCATTGATGTCGTTGCAGGTACAGCAACAACTGCTCCGGTCTTGAGCGTTAATTCTGCATTCTCATCCACCCAATTACGTATGGTGACAAGGCTCTTATATTTTTCCAAGTCTTTGACCAGCAGGTTGCCAGGATCCTTGACCGTGCCTCGATTGTTCTTGGGGTTGAAAAGGATATTCTCCCCTTTGACACTGCTGCCGGACATGGCTGCCGTCAAAGTTTCCCACTTCTCCTTGACATTGGTAAGCCTGTCCACCTCGCCAGAGATCATGATCTTGGCGCTGAACCTCTCGCCCAGTGGATCCTCTACTAGTTTGTCCCTCTTGAGTAGCACGGCGGTCTGCATGAAGCTTGGGATGCCGCTCTTGATAGCTTTATTCTCATAAAGCCCCCAGAAGACGGTGTTCTTCCTCCCGCCACGCCTGGAACTGTGACCTTGCGTCCTCATTATACCTTCGACACGTGCATggcccttgatcttgtcgGTCTTTTTGAGTTGCCACGTGTACCCGAGACTACCCTTTCCGGGTCCGCATGATGCCTCTAGATTAGGGTTCACTGAGTGGCTCACCTCCCGCTCTGTCTTAGACTTGAATATAGCCCATGTGTTGGACGGAGTGATGGCTTTTACATCCCCTGCGGAAAAGGTCAAGGTGACCTTGACTTCTTTGAAGCGCCGGTTGTTGCCGCGCGGCACGAATCCGAATTGGAAGACCGCGAGTGTGGCGGGCTGGTCACTGTACAAAAAACCGTGAACGGCCTGTACCAAGTCGCATTGCACAATGAGAGCGTCGCCACCTATGTTAACATCGATCAAGCCTGTGCTGTCGCCGCCGTTGTCGATGTTGGCGCCTCTGATTGTGAACTTGGGCTTAGCGCTAATATCATCCGGGTTGGTCTTGTCCTCTAGAACAATCTCAAACTCATTGTTAACTGATCTTGCCGTCATGGTGGCGAACCAGCTGTTCTTTCGCACTCAAAGGCTGAGGTATCAGACATGAAGGGAGCGGGGAAAGCTTGAAGCTGTAGGAGTCATTACATACATTCACTGGTTTCACACAGAAGAGTTGGACACACCGTCAAAGGTTGCTAGCCTTCATTGGGGCATTGGAAGATGAATGTACTGTACATTGAGGCATTGCAAGATGAATGTACTGTATATATAAGGATTTTAAGTGTTCAGCGGTGGCTGGTCAGCAGATTGGGGGCGCAACAGCCTGATTACCTTTGGGGCTGCATGATTTGTTGGCACGAACAAGGGCTTACATGGGTCACTGCAGAAGGGCGTCTAAAGGGTGGTATCGCCAGCGACAGCCCGGAGTGGTATCACGCACATGCGTGCACCCTTCAGGGTTACCTGAGATTGCGATCAAAAGTAAAGCACGCCGGCGAACTATAGAGAACGAGCTTGAGCGGGCGGGCCGTTATTGGCGCGGTTGGTTCATTCATCATAAAGTCACTAACATCGCTTCACGCTTCTGGGGGAGATGTAGAGCAGAGCAACCTCATATGAATACAACATGGGACGCGCTTTACGCCCGTCTGTTCTAACC is part of the Trichoderma atroviride chromosome 1, complete sequence genome and encodes:
- a CDS encoding uncharacterized protein (EggNog:ENOG41) translates to MTARSVNNEFEIVLEDKTNPDDISAKPKFTIRGANIDNGGDSTGLIDVNIGGDALIVQCDLVQAVHGFLYSDQPATLAVFQFGFVPRGNNRRFKEVKVTLTFSAGDVKAITPSNTWAIFKSKTEREVSHSVNPNLEASCGPGKGSLGYTWQLKKTDKIKGHARVEGIMRTQGHSSRRGGRKNTVFWGLYENKAIKSGIPSFMQTAVLLKRDKLVEDPLGERFSAKIMISGEVDRLTNVKEKWETLTAAMSGSSVKGENILFNPKNNRGTVKDPGNLLVKDLEKYKSLVTIRNWVDENAELTLKTGAVVAVPATTSMAVADKPALGPVDQTKLSAEAATGALSLIPPVQSTTMIHQPAAEDLDSHAQVQEPAPAGVSIPVVESAATNEMDPSAEKSEVVETSGGERVAEILVELRDQLSTVRIKANLVRRLLQLEEKERHIMQEIMRLESLPTD
- a CDS encoding uncharacterized protein (EggNog:ENOG41~antiSMASH:Cluster_1.8~SMCOG1030:serine/threonine protein kinase) — translated: MSLFVKSLSQLLNKDKSLNPSLSKQPDPRPAPRQDAREALAFEDVVTQLFAEAPPSEEATRPFTESFIEFGTLTHTAEEPAPESLASPRLLAKAQPTDDEAIQSVNGLFILPEEDGHLKKITTPQARTQPLTQQCVPAEDTSISTEESIRKELTAQQRAEAPSLQESDQESQPFTQPYVLLVDSTDTPEAIESMEATIRNMRPSDKKKEAECAQIASVPSVLFKYGYRAETIESETKRDVAAILQYTYSRVPDTRLIISHRFKYVKGREMSSSSAIISPKQPLRSRDTFGVIQRTQDVDFTIDLLHSHNSSRLNCQIIYRPDSDNCFLVNHTGQDMNLVSLNSEDPWSACVAKGWYTVIVPSIFELTLSTPKIEASDASFCVEIMLLKKQFNICIPRPHNHAPQKRSVNHARDETTSTKRQKLNNRKAESTNFQLHLSATGDSIIPKSRRDYVARIADLRDGETAIISSLAPGGGKSIVPAVRSSYQLRRHSSINKTAFSQVFTARHSEISKDLVVKTPRSQDPIHLMLAVKIWKREKTTLERLNHPNIVTLIAFDSRILALYLEELPKSLFRGSLSTFEPLNAYKILYGVASALKYLATRRIVHNDIKPKNIAYCRSRGAVLFDFGAATSPKFEQPTGGTAWYMPPEFIETSARGAPGDIWALGITMLYVTGKIQHPDRSSNNWHIIDTRHQIEPPYKKALDWLRLISDQRAKLDQKDNVESLIYRMLQPEPIYRINAAAIITELRSGTLKPIRLE
- a CDS encoding uncharacterized protein (antiSMASH:Cluster_1.8~TransMembrane:1 (o37-60i)); its protein translation is MEDLFVVESFGAFRESLGESLNHLFCHFDPNFFLKLIARGLVVFGLTVFGLIVVFVVSIFPRRFQVSKYLSTSSGLEFAGLFNNGLRESLASTEGVGAVDARRLGAIVTYRSAYR
- a CDS encoding uncharacterized protein (EggNog:ENOG41~antiSMASH:Cluster_1.8~SMCOG1010:NAD-dependent epimerase/dehydratase); this translates as MTKVLITGVTGYIGGSILSHLQSSANQAIRELEISVLVRNDSRAEYFSSIGLKVYTIKDLDDLDAIKAAASENDVVIHTASGYHTASARALIQGLGIRKTSKKDANLYYIHTSGTSNLADRPISQIYAESRTFSDKDSDIYEYLKKRENLEPYAQRTTDLTVVETGKEESVPTTIIMSPTIYGVGSGKFNRITIQYPLQMKAAIASGRAEYVGDGRGVWEFVHILDLAPLYEIVLLDWIQGQRAIPVGEKGFVFSGTGTFAWKDVAQWIAKAGVKLGQLTETEAKSISLEEAAEKWVRGDTQLCELGFASNARTRAEIGKELGWKPTRSRADWEQSFFEEFEEVLKTNTK
- a CDS encoding uncharacterized protein (antiSMASH:Cluster_1.8): MDNSRLRVQLLHDMDKKIGHTPDVCTSDMIPICEATTDPAWDATFGASKRAAIRTEALARRQLSHDKIFPGWSTIWETFSSKERGAKVCGAR